From a region of the Flavobacterium sediminilitoris genome:
- a CDS encoding YfiT family bacillithiol transferase has protein sequence MELEQLKYPVGQFNCPEVITDDILHSWISEIQHFPEYVVAVTNELSKEKLQWRYRPYGWNIKQVVHHCADSHMNAFIRFKLALTEENPTIKPYAEDLWAELIDGTDDDISYSLLILKGLHHRWHLVLLNMDEKDWEKTYYHPESKQSFTLKSVVGLYAWHCRHHLAHIKHALLHENKF, from the coding sequence ATGGAACTAGAACAACTAAAATACCCAGTTGGACAATTCAACTGTCCAGAAGTAATAACAGACGACATTTTGCATTCATGGATTTCAGAAATTCAACATTTTCCAGAGTATGTTGTAGCTGTTACCAATGAACTTTCCAAAGAAAAATTACAATGGAGATATCGTCCTTATGGTTGGAATATCAAACAAGTAGTACATCATTGTGCAGACAGTCACATGAATGCTTTTATTCGATTTAAGTTGGCTCTCACAGAAGAAAACCCAACGATAAAACCGTACGCAGAAGATTTATGGGCTGAATTAATTGACGGTACTGATGATGATATTTCTTATTCACTATTAATTTTAAAAGGCTTACACCACAGATGGCATTTGGTTTTACTAAATATGGATGAAAAAGATTGGGAAAAAACATATTATCATCCTGAAAGTAAACAATCTTTTACCTTAAAAAGTGTAGTCGGACTTTACGCATGGCATTGCAGACATCATTTAGCACATATAAAACATGCTTTACTACATGAAAATAAGTTTTAA
- a CDS encoding carbon-nitrogen hydrolase family protein — protein MPANIKSIELRNLQIEDYKELKKSMIESYPEMADSFWKEDQIELLLKKFPEGQLVIVVDGIVVGSALSLLVTEDFAFKTRTYKSITGNFTFSTHNPDGEVLYGIDVFINPQYRGLRLGRRLYDVRKELCEQLNLKSIIFAGRIPNYGKYKDEITPKIYIEKVKKKEIYDSVLSFQLSNDFHEVRVLKNYLEGDVESQEYAVLLEWNNIYYDDSPKLINTEKSVVRLGLIQWQMRSLGNLDALFEQAEFFIDAVSGYGSDFALFPEFFTAPLMADYNHLSEAEAIRELARHTEAVRLKFQEFAISYNINIITGSMPYIEDEHVYNVGFLCKRDGTNEMYRKIHITPNEVFHWGITGGDTIQTFDTDCGKIGIMICYDVEFPELSRLMADEGMNILFVPFLTDTQNGYTRVKSCAQARAIENECYVAIAGCVGNLPKVNNMDIQYAQAAVFTPSDFAFPSNGIKAEATPNTEMTLIVDVDMDLLKELHEHGSVNTMKDRRKDLYSLRKLK, from the coding sequence ATGCCAGCAAACATTAAATCAATTGAGTTACGTAATTTACAAATTGAAGATTACAAAGAATTAAAAAAATCAATGATTGAATCTTATCCAGAAATGGCAGATTCATTTTGGAAAGAAGATCAAATAGAACTTCTATTAAAAAAATTTCCTGAAGGCCAATTAGTTATTGTTGTTGATGGCATTGTAGTAGGTTCTGCATTATCTCTATTAGTCACAGAAGATTTTGCCTTTAAAACCAGAACCTACAAATCTATTACTGGAAATTTCACCTTCTCAACTCACAATCCTGATGGAGAAGTTTTATATGGAATAGATGTATTTATTAATCCTCAATATCGCGGTCTTCGACTAGGTAGACGTTTATATGATGTTAGGAAAGAATTATGTGAACAACTAAATCTAAAATCGATAATATTTGCTGGAAGAATTCCAAATTATGGCAAATATAAAGATGAAATAACACCAAAAATTTATATTGAAAAAGTAAAGAAAAAAGAAATTTATGATTCTGTCTTATCTTTTCAGTTAAGTAATGATTTTCATGAAGTACGTGTACTTAAAAACTATCTAGAAGGAGATGTAGAATCACAAGAATATGCTGTTTTATTAGAGTGGAATAACATCTATTATGACGATAGTCCAAAATTAATCAATACAGAAAAAAGTGTCGTTCGTTTAGGACTAATTCAATGGCAAATGCGTTCTTTAGGAAACTTAGATGCTTTGTTTGAACAAGCCGAATTTTTCATAGATGCTGTTTCTGGTTATGGAAGTGATTTTGCTTTATTTCCAGAGTTTTTCACAGCACCATTAATGGCAGATTATAATCATTTATCTGAAGCCGAAGCTATTCGAGAGCTAGCTCGACACACCGAAGCTGTACGATTAAAGTTTCAAGAATTCGCCATTTCTTATAATATTAATATCATCACAGGAAGCATGCCTTACATTGAAGACGAACATGTTTATAATGTGGGTTTCCTTTGTAAACGTGATGGAACGAACGAAATGTATCGTAAAATACACATTACACCAAACGAAGTTTTTCATTGGGGAATTACTGGTGGTGATACCATACAAACTTTTGATACCGATTGTGGCAAAATAGGAATTATGATTTGTTATGATGTAGAATTCCCAGAATTATCTCGTTTAATGGCAGATGAAGGCATGAATATTTTATTTGTTCCTTTTTTAACTGATACACAAAATGGTTATACTCGTGTAAAAAGCTGTGCTCAAGCTCGAGCAATTGAAAATGAATGCTATGTTGCAATTGCTGGCTGTGTTGGAAATTTACCAAAAGTGAATAACATGGACATTCAGTATGCACAAGCAGCCGTATTTACTCCATCCGATTTTGCTTTCCCAAGTAACGGAATTAAAGCAGAAGCAACTCCTAACACGGAAATGACACTAATAGTAGACGTAGATATGGATTTACTGAAAGAATTGCACGAACATGGAAGTGTAAATACCATGAAAGACAGAAGAAAAGACTTATATAGTTTAAGAAAATTAAAGTAA
- a CDS encoding HAD family hydrolase: MKLNPKIIAFDADDTLWHNEPYFDEAQERFCRLFQDYASSQEILGLILNHQVKNLPLYGFGIKAFTLSMIESALELTKHQISGKGIEQIITIGKDLLQKPVELLPNIEEVLKTLQGKYKLVVATKGDLKDQHRKLHDSGLGHYFHHIEVLSDKTELDYEKMLHRLDCKSNHFLMIGNSLKSDVLPILNIGGFGIHVPYHTTWEYEKIDFEIKHNNFLALSNIIEVLNILE; encoded by the coding sequence ATGAAATTAAATCCAAAAATAATCGCTTTTGATGCAGATGACACACTTTGGCACAATGAACCTTACTTTGATGAAGCTCAAGAGCGTTTTTGTAGGTTATTTCAAGATTATGCTTCCAGTCAGGAAATTTTAGGACTAATTTTAAATCATCAGGTTAAAAACTTACCACTATATGGTTTTGGTATTAAAGCTTTTACTTTGTCAATGATTGAATCTGCTTTAGAATTAACGAAACATCAAATTTCTGGCAAAGGAATTGAACAGATTATAACTATTGGTAAAGACTTATTACAAAAACCTGTTGAATTACTCCCAAATATTGAAGAAGTATTAAAAACATTACAAGGAAAATACAAATTAGTTGTAGCAACTAAAGGAGATTTAAAAGACCAGCACAGAAAATTACATGATTCTGGATTAGGACACTATTTTCATCATATTGAAGTATTAAGTGATAAAACAGAACTAGATTATGAAAAAATGTTACATCGTTTAGATTGCAAATCGAATCATTTTTTAATGATTGGAAACTCACTAAAGTCAGATGTTTTGCCTATTTTAAATATTGGAGGTTTTGGTATTCACGTTCCATATCATACAACTTGGGAATATGAAAAAATTGACTTTGAAATTAAACATAATAATTTTTTAGCGCTTTCAAACATTATAGAAGTTTTAAACATTCTTGAATAA
- a CDS encoding histone deacetylase family protein encodes MFPIAFHSLYRHPLPEDHRFPMLKYELLPQQLLHEGTALKNDFFEPEMCDLDIVLAVHNKEYVADLLNLTLEARAARRIGFPLSKELVEREFRITQGTILGCQKSFESKISFNIAGGTHHAYSTHGEAFCLLNDQAIAAQYLLNKKLAKKVLIIDLDVHQGNGTAEIFQNNTKVFTFSTHGKTNYPFRKEKSDLDIALPDGTTDEEFLKTISEIVPKLIEQQKPDFIFYLAGVDILKSDKLGKLSCTIEGCKKRDEIVFELCNKFQIPVQVSMGGGYSPEIKTIIEAHANTYRVAKNIF; translated from the coding sequence ATGTTTCCAATAGCTTTTCATTCTCTATACAGACACCCTTTACCAGAAGATCATCGGTTTCCAATGTTAAAATATGAGTTGCTACCTCAACAATTATTACATGAAGGAACTGCACTAAAAAATGATTTTTTTGAACCTGAAATGTGTGATCTAGATATTGTTTTAGCAGTTCATAATAAAGAATATGTTGCTGATTTATTGAATTTAACTTTAGAAGCTAGAGCTGCGAGAAGGATTGGTTTTCCACTTTCAAAAGAACTTGTCGAACGTGAATTTAGAATTACTCAAGGAACAATTTTGGGTTGTCAGAAGTCCTTTGAATCCAAAATTTCTTTTAATATCGCAGGAGGAACACATCACGCTTATTCAACTCATGGTGAAGCTTTTTGCTTATTAAATGACCAAGCTATTGCTGCTCAATATCTCTTAAATAAAAAATTAGCTAAAAAAGTTCTAATAATAGATTTAGATGTTCATCAAGGTAACGGTACAGCAGAAATTTTTCAAAACAATACAAAAGTATTTACTTTCTCTACTCATGGTAAAACCAATTATCCTTTTAGAAAAGAAAAATCGGATTTAGATATTGCCTTACCTGATGGAACCACTGACGAAGAGTTTTTAAAAACAATTTCAGAGATTGTCCCAAAATTAATCGAACAACAAAAACCCGATTTTATCTTTTATTTAGCTGGTGTTGATATTTTAAAAAGCGACAAATTAGGTAAACTTTCCTGTACTATTGAAGGATGCAAAAAACGAGATGAAATAGTATTTGAACTTTGTAATAAATTTCAAATTCCAGTTCAAGTTTCTATGGGTGGTGGTTATTCTCCAGAAATTAAAACCATTATTGAAGCGCATGCAAATACTTACAGAGTAGCAAAAAATATTTTTTAA
- a CDS encoding DUF6265 family protein, with translation MKKVIFLLLLVTSFGYTQNTLHYNDEKGSEKATLKDIEWLEGNWTGDAFGGIFQENWNKPLGGSMLFNFKLVVDGKVAFYEIGHIIEKDKTLLYQIKHFDADLKGWEEKDKSEDFRFIKKENNRMYFDNFTFEKVSDNEVNLYAYFEDSKEEVVFNFKK, from the coding sequence ATGAAAAAAGTAATTTTTCTTTTACTCCTTGTTACATCCTTTGGGTACACACAAAACACCTTACATTATAATGATGAAAAAGGATCTGAAAAAGCCACTCTTAAAGACATCGAGTGGTTAGAAGGTAATTGGACTGGTGATGCTTTTGGTGGTATTTTTCAAGAAAACTGGAACAAACCATTAGGTGGTTCCATGTTGTTTAATTTTAAATTAGTGGTTGATGGGAAAGTGGCTTTTTATGAAATTGGTCATATTATAGAAAAAGACAAAACACTGTTATACCAAATCAAACATTTCGATGCCGATTTAAAAGGTTGGGAAGAAAAAGACAAATCAGAAGATTTTAGATTCATCAAAAAAGAAAATAATAGAATGTATTTTGACAACTTTACTTTTGAGAAAGTTTCTGATAACGAAGTAAATTTGTATGCTTATTTTGAAGATTCTAAAGAAGAAGTGGTTTTTAATTTTAAGAAGTGA
- a CDS encoding single-stranded DNA-binding protein, with protein MNTLRNKVQLIGHVGQEPEIKSFEGGKKLANITLATNESYTNANGEKVDNTEWHRLTAWGKIADLIENYVTKGKEIAIEGKLTHRSYEDKDGVKRFITEVIINDLLLLGK; from the coding sequence ATGAATACATTAAGAAACAAAGTACAATTAATTGGACACGTAGGACAAGAACCAGAAATTAAATCTTTTGAAGGAGGAAAAAAACTAGCAAATATTACACTTGCAACAAATGAAAGTTATACAAACGCGAATGGAGAAAAGGTGGACAATACTGAATGGCACCGTTTAACTGCTTGGGGAAAAATAGCCGATTTAATTGAAAACTATGTAACTAAAGGAAAAGAAATTGCTATTGAAGGGAAGTTGACTCATAGAAGTTATGAAGATAAAGACGGAGTAAAACGTTTTATTACTGAAGTTATAATTAATGATTTACTTTTATTAGGAAAGTAA